The Pyrus communis chromosome 2, drPyrComm1.1, whole genome shotgun sequence genome includes a window with the following:
- the LOC137727099 gene encoding pentatricopeptide repeat-containing protein At4g04370-like, translated as MPKTNTLPDTYTFPNLLKACTSLNLFLYGLSFHQCSVVNGFSLDAYVTSSLINFYAKFGHAQNARKVFDVMPHRNVVPWTSIIGCYSRAGNAGIAFEMFSEMRREEVQPSSVTLVSLISGVSELAYLQCSHGCAVLYGFESDLTLVNSMLNAYGKCGRVEDARDLFEYMNARDVVSWNSLISSYSQAGNIGEVFRLLYTMRVEEMEPDKQTYASAVSVAATQSNLKLGKSVHGQILRTGYEFDSHVETALMVMYLKCRNIDLAFHIFEGTTNKDVVLWTAMMSGLVHNEVSKLEEILMLRPGDAGNYVQLAHSYALMNRWDCLGKAWSQMRSLSLKKLPGWSSIKLHGRITTFFTDHNTNPQFDDIVSTLNMLTRVE; from the coding sequence ATGCCCAAAACCAACACACTTCCGGATACCTACACCTTCCCTAATCTTCTCAAAGCTTGCACCTCCTTAAACCTCTTTCTGTATGGCCTCTCGTTCCACCAATGCAGTGTCGTTAATGGGTTCTCGTTGGATGCCTACGTTACTTCTTCTCTGATCAACTTTTACGCCAAATTTGGACACGCCCAAAATGCACGCAAGGTTTTCGACGTAATGCCCCACAGAAATGTTGTTCCTTGGACTTCCATTATCGGATGCTATTCGCGTGCCGGAAATGCTGGAATTGCGTTTGAGATGTTTAGTGAGATGCGGCGCGAAGAAGTTCAGCCCAGTTCAGTTACTCTGGTAAGCTTGATCTCTGGAGTTTCAGAGCTGGCTTATTTGCAGTGTTCGCATGGTTGTGCGGTATTATATGGTTTTGAGTCTGACCTTACTTTGGTGAATTCAATGTTGAATGCGTATGGTAAATGTGGAAGAGTTGAAGATGCTAGAGACTTATTTGAGTATATGAATGCACGAGACGTAGTTTCATGGAATTCCTTGATTTCAAGCTATTCCCAGGCTGGAAATATCGGAGAAGTATTCCGGCTTTTGTATACGATGAGAGTTGAAGAAATGGAGCCTGATAAACAGACGTATGCATCCGCTGTGTCTGTGGCTGCCACGCAGAGTAACTTGAAATTGGGAAAGTCTGTGCACGGACAGATTTTAAGAACTGGATATGAATTCGATTCCCATGTCGAAACAGCGCTTATGGTTATGTACTTGAAGTGCAGGAACATTGACCTTGCATTTCATATCTTCGAAGGGACGACGAATAAGGATGTGGTTCTGTGGACGGCCATGATGTCAGGGCTTGTGCACAATGAGGTCTCTAAGCTTGAAGAAATTTTGATGCTGAGACCTGGGGATGCCGGAAACTACGTGCAATTGGCACATAGCTACGCCTTGATGAACAGATGGGATTGCTTGGGCAAGGCGTGGAGCCAAATGAGGTCTCTCAGCTTGAAGAAACTCCCGGGCTGGAGTTCTATTAAGTTGCACGGGAGGATCACTACgttctttacagatcacaataCAAATCCTCAATTTGATGATATCGTATCGACATTGAACATGTTAACGAGAGTTGAATGA